The segment CCGGAGGAGCGGTGCAGGTCGGCGCGAGCCCCTCGGCCGACGAGCTCAACCTGCGTTAGAGCTGATCGTCCGAGCGTCTCGCGCCGATTGTAGCTCGCTCGGGGATACTGTAAATTCTGCAGTTTCCACGCGTGCGCACGTGCAACAAAGGCGGCCCGGCCACCCGACTTCGCGGGGTGCTCAACCGCGTCTTGCCGAACCAGTCGATACAGCCAATGGTGTTGGCCGTCACGCCCCGTGCTGGTGCACGGGTCGCGCCCGCCAACCCCATGGCTGATCTTTTTCGTTGGGCAAGAAATGAACCTGTTCACGCGCCAGCCCAAAACCCAAGTAAGCCCGTGGGGAAATGCGGAGGTTCAAGGGAAGATCGCCACCGTCTCCCTCGGTCGGTTCCGAGGTGTTTGCATCGACCTTTGGTGGACGCTCGGTGAGGAACCGACGCACGAGCAAGTCGAAGAAGTAAGAGCGCACCTATTGTCTCGGTGGGACGCTGCCCTCGAGTTTCTCGGCGTCGCCGAGTTTCCCAGAAGCCTGCGAGTAATCGTGCCAGAGAGCATTCACTTCCCTGCAGGTAAGGACGAGTGGGAGATGACTTTCGTTTACACCAAGTGGGAAGACGGGTATTGGACTGTTGTTTTCAGGGGCGCTCAGCCTATCAGCCATCATGAAGGCGATTGAAAAAAGGCCCAACCAGATGCTAGAGCCAACCTCCGGCAGCGTCACGCCTCGTGCTGACGCACGAGTCGCGCCGCCGCCTCCGGTGGCTCATCGTTAACGATCGGCGGAAGAGAAGATGAAGAGTTTCCGAGTCTACTTGCCGGGCGGTCGTGAGATTTCAGGCGCCGGCCTTGTCGTCGTTGTGATTGCAGCAGTCGCAATGGTTGCGTGCGCTTTCCACTTGGACGATATCACGCAGAAGATTCCGGGTCTGACGATCCTGCAGGCGAAAGCAGCCCTCGTCGGTGTCGGCATTCTCGTCGTCGGTTGCGGATGGCTGGGCTTCCGATTGGCTGGAATTCCGTTTGCGAAGAGAAGGCCGATCCAGCCGCCAGAGACAACGCGCGGGGCTGGGCCGTGATTCGCATGGGCCTTCTCCGCTCAACATCGCCGGTCATTCAGAAGGGTTCACTGCACGCTCGCCCGCGCGTGTCTATCTCCTACGATCGGCGGAAGAAAGATGATCTTCGTTTATCAGGATGACGGCTCCTTGTGTGCGATGGAATCCGTGGCGCAGGCCAATCGGCATTACGAGGCCATCGACGTCGAAAATGCGGAGTATACTTTTCTCGACGACTCCGGCCGCGTCCTGAAGCCGGTGTTCCGCGCTCCGACGAAGAAGAAGTGGCTGTTCTTCTTTTCGATCACCGATCCTGGCCCTTTCACCTTGGAGCCTACGGACGAAAGAAGAGAAGATCTGTTGGGACGGCTCCGGTCAGGCGAGATTCCGATCGACCGAGGCCCTACTTCTGTTCGGACGCTGGATGAGTTGCGCCAAGCCGCACCGCAACTATTCAGTCCATGAAAAGGCCGATCCAGCCGCTACAGCGCAACGCGGGCAGCCGTCCGTCGTCGGCGGATTCATCGGCATCCGAAACTCCATCCTCGCTCGGCCCGCGTGGCTGATCTGAAACGATCGGCGGAAGAGAAGATGAAGAGTTTCCGAGTCTACTTGCCGGGCGGTCGTGAGATTTCAGGCGCCGGCCTTGTCGTCGTTGTGATTGCAGCAGTCGCAATGGTTGCGTGCGCTTTCCACTTGGACGATATCACGCAGAAGATTCCGGGTCTGACGATCCTGCAGGCGAAAGCAGCCCTCGTCGGTGTCGGCATTCTCGTCGTCGGTTGCGGATGGCTGGGCTTCCGATTGGCTGGAATTCCGTTTGCGAAGAGAAGGCCGATCCAGCCGCCAGTGCCAACGCGCGGGAGTGGCCCGTGATTCACATGCGGCTTCTCCGCTCACCATCGCCAGCACTTCGAGAGGGCTGACTCTCCGCTCGCCCGCGCGCGGCACATCTCCTACGTTCGCCGAAAGATGAAGCCGCTTCTCGTCATCGTCACTTTGCTTGCGCTTTCAGGCTGCGGTTTCTTTTTCGGTCCCGGCTACGGTTCCGCAGATCATCAGTATTTCGCCGAGCCACCGGTTGTCGTAAAGGTTGGTGATCACTATGCGCTTCGCTGGCGCTATGGTTCGATGGGCTTCTACTTTCGTCCGCGCTACGAAGTAAGAGATGCCAGCCTGGTATTTTCTCTTCAGGGCACGTCGAGCTCCGGCAGCGTTTCCGGAAAGACTCAAGAGATGCTGATCGAGGGCGATAACGCGATAGCAGCACTGAAGAAAGGCGGAGCCTTTTGGTGGGAGCCGGACCGGTCCCTGACGCCGATCTCAATCAAAGAAGAGGCGAACCAGGTGCCAGAGCCAACCTCCGGCAGCGTCACGCCTCGTGCTGACGCACGAGTGGTGCCGCCGCCTCCGGTGGCTCATCGTTAACGTTCGGCGAAACCAGCTTCGATAAATGAAAAGACTATTGCTGATGGGTCTGCTTGCAGCCGCCGTGATGTGTGGATGCCAAAGCACGTTTGGCCCAAAGTTGGGCATGACGGAAAAGCAATGGCTACACCGGACGCTCATCGGCGACTTGGTTTACATGTCCGGATCTGTGAAGGCGTATCGGTCTCACGGTGTTTACTACTATTTCAAGGACGGTATTCTCGTGCGCATTGACCAGGGAATGATTCCGCCTGAGCGCATTCAGGTGGAAGTGACCGTAAAATCTGAGTGAGCCAAATGCCGAACCAGTCGACACAGCGCAACGCGGGCAGCCGTCCGTCCTCGGTCGATTCATCTGTATCCGAAACTCCATCCTCGCTCGGCCCGTGTGGCTGATCTGAATCGTTAGGCAAAGCAGTCCATAGCAATGAAGCTTGCAGAATCCGCGCTCTTCTGGATTTGCGCCGGTATCATCATTGGCACTGTCGGGTTGGCGTACCTATTTAGTCTTGGACTGGCGCCAGAAAGGCGGAGGGTCGCGGTGCGTTGGCAAGATGGCACGCCGATGTCCAAGGCGACGGCAACGGTTATTGGGTGCAGTTTGATCTGTGTTGGCGGAGTGATGGTATTCACAAATCTCACGGGACGCGATGTCCCTGGTTGGATCGAATGGACTGGAGCAACAGTCTTTGGAATCGCGGCGGTAATATCGGGAATCCGTGATTTTCGTGCGAAGAATCGGGCCTAACAAGTCGCCAGACCCAACGGCCATGGCTGTCACGATCTCTGCTGATGCAGAGCTCGCGCCAGCCCCGTCCGTGGGTCATCTTTGACGTTCGGCAAAGAAAGAAACCGTGCACGCAAATTGGCAGACAGCTCTTTCACTGGTTGGGGCGGTTTTCTTTGGGATCGCCGCTGTTGTGGCGTTGAAGACAGGTCGATTGCCTTCCATTCGTGGCGGCACAGTGAGAAGGGAAGAAGGACGCCCGATTTTCGCCATCTGCGTGAGCTGCTATTTTGCGATCGCGGCATTTCTTATAATTGGAGCCTTCGTATGTTGATCTTGGCGCCGAACTTTCATCTTGGCTGGTCTGTCGGCGATTGTGGCGTGGGTAAAAAGCAGCCGAACCAGTCATCAGAGCCAACGCGCGAGGCTGGCCCATTCTGGTTTGGCGTGGCCTTCCTGCCGCGCGTGGCTCACTTTTGACGTTGGGCAAAATCAAGAGTTCAGATGACGCTACGACGATTGTTTATGTTTGTCTGCGGCACATCCATGCTTTGCGCACAGGATCCAGCCCCATCCTCAATCTTCACCATTCCCATCAAGGGAAGCGTCACCGAACAGCGCGGTCGGGAGATTGTGGCGCAGATCAAAGGTGTTCCAGCAAGCGTGCGCACGATTGCGGTCTTCGTTGATTCGGATGGCGGCGCGCTACCAGACATTCTCGCGGTGGCCGATGCACTTTCCGGTGCGAGGGTGACTACTGTTGCCTACGTGAAGAATGCTGTCGCTTCGGCAGTCTTCATTGTCGCGAGCTGCGACAGGGTCGTGAGTGATAGAGCGGCACTTTTAGGCGGCGCCGGCGTCGTGTCTCGCGATTTTCTTTGCCTGAGTGATTCTCTATTCTCGGCAGTTCGCGAGGAGCTCACAGTGAAGCTCCGGCGGTATTCAGAGCAGAAGCATCACGATTCGGACATCTTTGGAGCCATGCTTGATCACCAGAGTTCGTTGATCAGAGGCGGAAGACAGTGGAAGGCGCGAGGTGAAATCCTGTCGCTAACGGCGGACGAGATGGTCGCCTTAGGGGTTGCGGAAAGTAGATGGGACTCGTTGCAGGCCTTCATTGCCGACTTGACCCAAACGCCCAACCAGACGCCACAGCGCAACGCTGGCAGCCGCCCATCTTCGGGCGATTCTCCCGTATCCGAAACTCCATCCTCGCTCGGCCCGCGTGGCTGATCTGAATCGTTCGGCAAAAAGTATGAAGAAGTCTGTTGTCTTCGCATTTGGGCTGGGGCTCGGAGCCGTTTTCGGCGTGGCCGGTGGCATTGCGTTTGTCGCATATTCAGCACAACAATCCCCGCGATCGACTACCTTCTCGAATGTCGCTTTGGCGCGCGCGCCCTTTGACGGAGACTGGCTCATTTCCTGGGGTGGCGAGGATCCGAAGGACAATCATCACATCGGAAGCCCCCCGCAGGATCGGGCTGTCGACATCAGAAAGATTATCACAGGAAGCGGAAATCAAACCAGCAAAGGAGACCCGAAGAAGAACGAGAGCTATGGTTGTTGGGCGCAGCCGATCTATTCCCCGATTGATGGGATTGTGGAGGTGGCGGTGGATGGTGTGCCCGACAACATTCCCGGAGAGTTGAACCGACCATCGGCCATGGGGAACTATATGATGCTGAAATCCCCTGACGGATTTGTCGTAGTGCTGGCCCACTTCAAACAGGGTTCCATTGCGAGAAAGGCCGGGGAGCAGGTCAAAGCAGGTGATTTCCTCGCATTGTGTGGCAATTCGGGCAATTCAACGGAGCCGCATCTGCACATGCACGTGCAATCTGAGACAAGTATGGCGAGGTCGGTCGCGTTGAGGATGGTCTTCCCATCGATCACGGTCGACGGGGTCCAGAAAGAGAAATATTCGCCGACGAGAGGCGACGTTATTTCGAGTGGTCAGAAGAAGCCAAACCAGGTGCCCGAGCCAACGGCCTCCGGCCGTGGCTCATCTTGAACGTTCGGCAGAAATATGAAGCTACTCGTGTGTGGTGTGTCCGTCCTGCTCGTGTGCGGATGCAATTCGGTGAATCAGCAGGCCGTGAATTCGTTCATCGACGCCGGCAACGCATCGATCCAAGGTTCGACAAGCCTGAAAGGCAGCGGCCTTTTCCCGAGGAAGCAAATGTATTGGGTTGCGAAGATCGACGGTGAAGCCGTGAAGGCGCCCGGCTATTTTCGAGCTTACGCGCTATCACCGGGGCAGCGATCGGTCGTGGCAGGTGGCGGCTTGTTCCAAGGACACTTAGGCTCTCACGACACACTCGGAGGTGAAGCTGAGTTCAGCCTTGAAGCGAAGCCCGGGCACAAATACGAGGTTCGAGGCGACGTGATCGACCAGCAGCTTTCGATTCACATCTTCGACCTGACCACGAATCTGGCGGCGACTCCGTCGGTGCAGCCAGCGGTGCATGCCGAGAAGCACAAGGATCCAATCCTTATCTTGATACCAGTGCTTTGAAAAAGCCGAACCAGACGCCACAGCGCAACCCCGACCAATCGGGGTCAACTCCGGGCAGCCGTCCGTCTTCGGGCGATTCACTTGTATCCGAAACTCCGTCCTCGCTCGGCCCGCGTGGCTGATCTTTGGTCGTTCGCCGAAGAATGAAACGACATCGCATCGTAGCCGCCATCGTTCTTATCCAGGCGATAGTTCTCCCGATCCTGTTCGGCTCCTTGGGCGGACTCGATCGAGCTTTCGTCCGAGTATTGCAGGCTACGCTGGCGATTCTGTGCGTAGCGGTATTCGCCGGGAAGAAGTGGGCCACTTGGACGACCTTTGCCCTAATGGCTGTTCAGATCCCGGTCATCGAAAGCGATCGAATGACGTGGCGCGTGACCGCAGGTTCATCCGCGTCGATCGGCCTGCTGAAAAGTACGTCGTGGATGGATTCCCGTGTAGGGCTGAATCCGTTCTCCGGTTATGTTTTTAACGGAGCGATTATGCGCGGTCCGGCGGAGAGGTTGCTTACTGATGGGCGGGAGGTGAGCGGAGCGTTCATGCTCAACCTCGCCGTCGTGCCTGCTGCTGTTCTTCTGTTAGGCCGGCGGCTCGCGAAGGCTCCAGGAACGGCGAACCAGCCGCCACAGCGCAACGCGGGCAGCCGTCCGTCTTCGGGCGATTCACCCGCATCCGAAACTCCATCCTCGCTCGGGCCGCGTGGCTGATCTTTGGTCGTTCGGCCAATGCTTCGAAGACTCTTCAGCAAGCTGACGGGCGAGCGTCCAGACCCGACGCGTGCTTGGCCAGTCAGCCACCCTGATACACCGATTCTGGATCTTGCGCGACGTGCTGTTGGTCCCTTGCGTTTCGGCGACACGATCGCCGGTGCCCATGTATTCGGTCGCCCTGATCGGTTCCGCTGGACTCTGAAGGATTGCTGCGAGCTTCATTACTCCAGCGCCGGCTTTCAGATCGACTTCGATCTAGGGCGCCTTGCCTATGTGGCCTATTTCCTCGGCCCCGATTCCTCTCTTCCGGAGCGTTCAGACGTGCGGTTCGCGTCTGTTCGCATAGAGGGGCATCAAATATCGAGAGCCACGTCCGTTTTTGATCTGCAGACAGTGCTAGGTCGCGCCTTTTTCGAGGATCGGGACGAAGATGAGATTGTCGTCTGCTTCATTCGGAACGGATTGACCTTGGGTTTGAGGCCATCCCATCCGGGACCCTCAAGCGCCTAAGCGTATTTCCAACGGACAAAGAGGCTAACCAGATATCTGAGGTCTCCAAGCAAGCCGAAAAGTGAGGTTCATGCGGGCGCTTGGTCGCTGGGCAGGCGGGTGTTGCGGGCGAGTTGGTAAAGGGCGGGATGGCGGTGTTGGAGCGCGGCGAGGTAACGAGCTTCGTCATACGGCTGATGATCCTGCCAGCCCGTCGGCAGGCTCTGGGCAGGCAGCGGACGAGGATGCGCTGCCACTTGAAGGCGAGGGCGCGGGCTGGCCCGGATATTTCATGAAATTCATGAAATATCCGCCCCTCCGGGCCGACTCTGGCGGGGCTAGCCGCGCCAAGGTCGCTCCGCCGCAGGCGAACCGAAATTTCGGACGGAGCTTCGCTCCTGTTCATGAAGTTTCCGGACTAGCTATTTTGCCTGCCTCCGCGTTGAAGATGCCGACCCGTATTTCCACCATCTCCAAGCAAAAGGAGCCGATTTGCTTTCGGCGATATCAGACAAGCCGTGGCGCATGCGCGAGTTTGGTGTTCGGACTCCCGATGGTCATCAAATCATGATCGGCCACTCCCTGGGTGATTAGCCCGGAGCGATCTGGGCCTCATTGAGCCGGAGCCACGGGCGGGACGCCCATGCCACAAGTTAGCGCAGCCGCGAAATCGACGCGCGGGTGTGCGGCGGTGAGGCTCGCGGGGCATGGATCTCCAGCCGGCCGCAACTTCACCGCAAGCACCCACGGACCTGAAGGGCTTCTACAAGCTCTCGCGCCTCACTCGCATCGGCTTCGGTGCCGGCGATCTCGCGCAGAACCTGATCTACCAGACGGTCGCCACGTATCTGCTGTTTTTCTACACGAATGTGTTCGGAATCAGCCCGGGCGCCGCGGCCTTCATGTTCCTGGTGGTGCGGGTGATCGACGTGCTCTGGGATCCCTTCGTCGGCGCGTTCGTCGACAAGCGCAATCCGCGTCTGGGAAAATACCGCGCCTACCTGATCATCGGAGGCATCCCATTGAGCGGGCTGGCGATCCTGTCGTTCTGGAACGGTTTCTCGGGCCAGCTGTGGTATGCCTACGTCACGTACGTCACGCTTTCGCTGTGCTACACGCTGGTCAACGTGCCCTACGGGGCATTGAACGCTTCGCTGACGCGCGACACCGATGAGATCACCAAGCTGACGTCGACGCGCATGTTCATGGCGAACCTGGGCGGGTTGGCGGTGCAGTTTGGCGTGCCGGCGACGATCCAGCACTTCGCTCCCAACCACGACTGGTCGCAGCCCGCGGCCGCGCCGGTGTGGTTTGCGGTGATGTCGGTTTACGCGGTCGTCGGATTCGGGCTCCTGATCTATTGCTTCACCCAGACGCGAGAGCGGGTGGTGATGGATTCCGCGAAGGTCGACGCGGTGAAGTATTCGGACCTGTTCACCGAGTTTGTCCGCAACCGGCCGCTGCGGGTGCTGGCGTTTTTCTTCATCACGGCCTTCGCCATGATGGCGGTCGGCAATTCCGCCTCCGCGTACTACATGCAGTACAACATCGGCAACGCGCAGGCGCTGCCGGTCTTCAACGCGCTGAGCTCCATCCCCGCCTTCATCTTCATGCCGCTGGTGCCGGCCATCAAACGCGCGATCGGCAAGAAACGGATGTTCTACGTCTTTCTGACGATCGCCATCGTCGGAATGGCCATGCTGTATGTCACCTCGACAGTGCCGGCACTGAAGAGCCAGCTGTGGCTGGTCTATCTCGCACAATTTGTGAAATCGACCGGCGTGATCGTGGCGACCGGCTACATGTGGGCGCTGGTGCCGGAAGTGATCTCCTTCGGCGAATGGAAGACGGGCAAACGCATCTCCGGCGTGGTCAACGCGCTGACCGGTATCTTCTTCAAAGCCGGTTTCGCGCTGGGTGGCGTCATCCCGGGTGTGGTTCTGTCACTGACGCACTTCGACGCGCACAGCGCGCAGCAGTCGGTCGCGGCGCAGCAGGGCATCCTGTGGCTCGTGGTGGTCATCCCGGCGATCCTGCTCGGCGTCGCGATGTACATCATCTCGAACTACGAGCTTGAGGACGACACGATCGACCGGATCAACCGGGAGATCGAAGCGCGGCACAGCGCGGGTTGACGGCTCGGGCGGTTGTTTCCCGGTAGGGCGGCCGTTGGCGTCTGGCCCGCCTCCCGGTAGGGCCGCCGTTTACCGGCAGCCGGGAAGGCGTGGGGGGACGACAAAGGTGTTTCCCGGCTCTACGCAGCCTAAAACGCGAGCAGGTCGGTTCCAGCATGGCAACAAGAGGGTCACAAGAGGGATTCCCCTCGTCAGAATCGAGCCTCGGACCGGGTCGGCCGGGCGTGTTGAGCGGCAATGGGTGGATGGGCTTACCCTTGTAAGCCTGCGCGGTGAGCGGGCGCCCGGCTGGCGCTTTCGACAGGCTCACCGCAGGCGGATTCGACAAGCTCACCGCAGGTGAACGCCGGCCCGACGGAGGCGGACGAGGGGCGTCCGCGCTCCCATGGACTCAATGGCCGAGCCGCGAGATCATCGCGTAGACGATCAACACGAGGAGCACGAGACCGGTGCCGAAGAACAGGAAGCCAAAGCTCTTCGCGATCTTCTTTCGACCTTCCCAATCATCCTTTACGCGATGGTCGTCGAGCCGGCCTTCGGAGAGGAGCCGGTCGTACCAGCGCTTCCGCTCGTGGATCATCTCGGTCTTGGAGATGCGGCCCGAGAAGATGACGGTGTCCATCGGGAACTTCTCGATGCGGAAATGCGTGTTGAAGAAATGGAAGGTGAAGATGAACCCGGCGGCGAGCAGCGCTTCGTCGGAGTGGATCACGAGCGCGATGTTGATCATCCAACCCGGCAGGAAGAGTGTGAAGACCTTCGGGAACCACATGATCAAGCCGGACACGCCGATCATGAAGACGCCCCAGAACACCGCGAAGTAGTCGAAGCGCTCCCAGTAGGTCCAGCGGTCGAACTGCGGTCGCGGGCCTTTGCCGAAGAACCATTTCTGGTGCGCGACGAAGTCACGCCAGTCCTGCATCGACGGCACCATCGAGTCGGGCCCGAAGACCGCCTGGATGAGCCGGCGGAACTCGAAGCGGCCCGTCTCCGGATTGCGCAAGCCCTTGCGCTTGCGCCAGAGCGAGGCGACCAGCTCGCCGAGGTGCAGCACGAAGTAGGCGAAGGTGACGATCGCGCCGAAATGGTGCAGCGAGCGCGCCACGGCGGCGCCGCCCATGACGTTGAAGATCATTCTGGCCCAATCCGTGTAGTAGAACTTGAGCGGCATGCCGGTGATCACGAGCAGCAGGAAGCTCGTCACCACCATCAGGTGCAGGAAGCGTTCGAACGGCGTGAACCGCGTGAACTGCACGTCGTCCGCATGCTGCTGGACGATCGCTTCGCGGAAGGTCTTCGAGTCCGTAAGATAGAGGTAGATCGAACGGAACAGCCAGAACAGCGTGTGGACGCCGAAGAAGGCGAACACGCCGATCAGCAGCGTCGTCATGAAGAGGAACACCTTGTTCAGCGCGCCATAGTTTTTCGCGTCGAGCGGATTGGCGTGCGGTTGGTATTCGGCGAACTTCGCGTTCGCGCCGGTGTGGCACTGCTGACATGTGCCCACGATCTTCTCCTTCGAGAGTCGGGAGCGCGGATCGCTGACCGGGAAGACATCGTGGTGGCCATGGCAGTCGTAGCACGCCGCCACATCGGGCGCGACGTTGGGCTGACCGAGCGCCATCGCCTTGCCGTGATAGGTGTCGCGGTAATGCGTGAGCCGGTCTTCGTGGCACTTGCCGCAGCTCTGGTCGCTCCCGGCCTTGAAGTGCGCGGTCGAAGGTTTCTCGATGTCGTGTGCGGTGTGACAGTCGGTGCAGACCGCCACCTGCTTGTCGCCCTTGGCGAGCAACTGCCCGTGGACGCTCGCGTTGTAGGTGGCTTCGATGCCGACGTGGCAGGTGCCGCAGGTCTGCGCGATGTTCGCGTGATTGGAGTGGGAGTCCTTGTCGATGCTCCGCTTGATGTCGTGCGTGCCGTGGCAGTCGTTGCAGGACGGGGCGACGATCAGGCCCATCTGCGTGAGCGCCCGGCCGTGGATGCTGTCGAGGTAGTGCCCGGCAGCTTCCTGCTGACCGATGCGGTATTCCTTCGTGAGCTTCGGGTTGTCGTGACAGGTCGCGCAGGTCTGCGGGAGGTTCAGCTTGAACACGGGCGAATCCGCCTGCTTCACCGGCACCATTTCGTGCGTGCCGTGGCAGCTCGCGCACGACGCGGCATCCGACGAGCCCATCTTGTGGCTCATCCCGTGAATGCTGGTCGCGTATTGGGCCACCGCGTCCTGGTGGCAGGTGGCACATTGCGCGGGCGCCAGCTTGGACGGGTGCTGCGGGTCGGTGATGTCGGCGTGGCAGTCGACGCAGTTCAGCTTGCCGTGGACTGATTTCTCAAAGAGTTCCGGCCGGACGCCCACCCAGCGCTTGGGTTCACCTTTTTTCGGCGAAATGAACTCCGCCTCGTGACAATCCAGGCACTCGCTGTTCGGGACGACCGCGGCTTTTTCGGCGATCACGGGCGGCTCATCCGCCGCCGCAGCCGCCGCTGCGGGGGCGGCCGTGGTGGGCTCCGGCTCTGCCGCCAGCAGGAACGGCGCAAAGACGGTCAGGGCGAGCACGAGGAACCACGGACGCGAGGATCTCATAGAGGGCCCTGGCAGTCTGCCCGGATTCCCGCCACTGGTCTGCGCGCACGTTGCGCGTTGATGCGCAAAATTTGGCGATGGCGCTGCGCATTCATTGCAGCGGCGCTCGCAACTTCCGCACAGCCCGTGCTGCGCATCGGTTGGCCGACAGGCCAATCAGGACGTTGACTGCCGGGCGGCGGTGGAGCCGATCGTCAGCGGAAGCTCGAGCGTGAACATGGCGCCTTGCCCGACACCCTCGCTGTGCGCCTCGAGCGAGCCGCCCAGTTCCTTCGCCGCGAGCGCCGAGCTGTGCAGGCCGAAGCCGTGTCCTTCCTTTTTCGTGGTGAAACCGTGGCTGAAGATCCGCGTGCGGTTCTCGGTCGCGATGCCCACGCCATTGTCGATCACGGCCACGCGGATGCGGGCGTCGTCCTCCGTGATCCGGATCGTGATTTGGCGCTCGGCCTGCTTGGTATCGCGACAAGCGTCCTTGGCGTTGTTGATCAGGTTCAGCAGGACCTGCATCAGCCGGTGCCGATCGCTCACCAGC is part of the Opitutus terrae PB90-1 genome and harbors:
- a CDS encoding M23 family metallopeptidase → MKKSVVFAFGLGLGAVFGVAGGIAFVAYSAQQSPRSTTFSNVALARAPFDGDWLISWGGEDPKDNHHIGSPPQDRAVDIRKIITGSGNQTSKGDPKKNESYGCWAQPIYSPIDGIVEVAVDGVPDNIPGELNRPSAMGNYMMLKSPDGFVVVLAHFKQGSIARKAGEQVKAGDFLALCGNSGNSTEPHLHMHVQSETSMARSVALRMVFPSITVDGVQKEKYSPTRGDVISSGQKKPNQVPEPTASGRGSS
- a CDS encoding MFS transporter, yielding MDLQPAATSPQAPTDLKGFYKLSRLTRIGFGAGDLAQNLIYQTVATYLLFFYTNVFGISPGAAAFMFLVVRVIDVLWDPFVGAFVDKRNPRLGKYRAYLIIGGIPLSGLAILSFWNGFSGQLWYAYVTYVTLSLCYTLVNVPYGALNASLTRDTDEITKLTSTRMFMANLGGLAVQFGVPATIQHFAPNHDWSQPAAAPVWFAVMSVYAVVGFGLLIYCFTQTRERVVMDSAKVDAVKYSDLFTEFVRNRPLRVLAFFFITAFAMMAVGNSASAYYMQYNIGNAQALPVFNALSSIPAFIFMPLVPAIKRAIGKKRMFYVFLTIAIVGMAMLYVTSTVPALKSQLWLVYLAQFVKSTGVIVATGYMWALVPEVISFGEWKTGKRISGVVNALTGIFFKAGFALGGVIPGVVLSLTHFDAHSAQQSVAAQQGILWLVVVIPAILLGVAMYIISNYELEDDTIDRINREIEARHSAG
- a CDS encoding cytochrome c3 family protein, which codes for MRSSRPWFLVLALTVFAPFLLAAEPEPTTAAPAAAAAAADEPPVIAEKAAVVPNSECLDCHEAEFISPKKGEPKRWVGVRPELFEKSVHGKLNCVDCHADITDPQHPSKLAPAQCATCHQDAVAQYATSIHGMSHKMGSSDAASCASCHGTHEMVPVKQADSPVFKLNLPQTCATCHDNPKLTKEYRIGQQEAAGHYLDSIHGRALTQMGLIVAPSCNDCHGTHDIKRSIDKDSHSNHANIAQTCGTCHVGIEATYNASVHGQLLAKGDKQVAVCTDCHTAHDIEKPSTAHFKAGSDQSCGKCHEDRLTHYRDTYHGKAMALGQPNVAPDVAACYDCHGHHDVFPVSDPRSRLSKEKIVGTCQQCHTGANAKFAEYQPHANPLDAKNYGALNKVFLFMTTLLIGVFAFFGVHTLFWLFRSIYLYLTDSKTFREAIVQQHADDVQFTRFTPFERFLHLMVVTSFLLLVITGMPLKFYYTDWARMIFNVMGGAAVARSLHHFGAIVTFAYFVLHLGELVASLWRKRKGLRNPETGRFEFRRLIQAVFGPDSMVPSMQDWRDFVAHQKWFFGKGPRPQFDRWTYWERFDYFAVFWGVFMIGVSGLIMWFPKVFTLFLPGWMINIALVIHSDEALLAAGFIFTFHFFNTHFRIEKFPMDTVIFSGRISKTEMIHERKRWYDRLLSEGRLDDHRVKDDWEGRKKIAKSFGFLFFGTGLVLLVLIVYAMISRLGH